The Rhodothermaceae bacterium genome includes the window TCGGCGGCATTTAGCGCGTAATTCCAAGACCCCCAAACCATCCGAATCGTCAATAAAGATCGGAGCGAGGCCCAATTTTCCAGCGGCATCCACAACAGCGTGAAGATCGTTCTGGCTCAGCTTTCCCGTACGGGCATTCTGGGCATTTACCTTGGCTTCGGAGGTCAGCAGGCGCTGAGTAAGTTGCCGAGCACTCATTTCCAGGGAGAAAATTGCGCAACTTACGGGGTTCTGGGAGGCCAAGGCCGCGTTACGTGCGCACGATAGGGCGAACGCAGTTTTCCCCATTGACGGTCGACCGGCAATGATAACTAGGTCAGAGTCCTGCCATCCACCAGTCAATTTGTCGAGATCTGTAAATCCGCTGGTTACTCCGGAAAGGCCTCCTGGTCGATCCGCAATGCTTTGGATATGGTCAATCGTTTCCCGCACCACGTCTTTTAGGTTTTTTGCTGACCGGCGAACCTGGCTTTCAGAGATGGAAAAGAGGTCCTTTTCTGCTGCGTCAAGGAGCTCAAACGCATCGGCTGCCGGGTCATAAGCTTCTGTGATCCGCTTACCCATTGCTCCAATAAGTTTGCGCAAGAGAGCTTTCTGGCTTATGATGCGTGCGTGGTGTTCCGTATTTGCGGAAGTTGCGACATGTTCAGTAAGGTCATTCAGGTATGAAATGCCACCAACGAAGTCCAGCTGCTTAGTTGCTCTCAAGTGCTCAGCAACCGTAATGATATCTATGGGTTGCCCCTTAGCAGAAAGATCTAAAAGGGCTTGATATATTTTTTTATGCTTCGGGAAATAGAAGGCATCAGCAGGCAGGATTTCCGTTGCAATGCTTACGGCCTCTGGATCAATCAACGTTGCTCCCAGGACATACTTCTCAACCTCAACAGCCTGAGGAGGAATACGCCCCGAGGAATCCTGCAAATTCTCAACCAGGATGGAGCCCCACGAGGAAATTGCTTCGCTTTGCATGGTGTTAGAGGGTCTATAGAGCCGAGTACAGCTGTCGTAGGAGTTTCAAGTCTTCCCAGGCTGGGCGCTTCCAGTTCTGATTTCGTAAAAGAGCTGCCGGGTGATAGGTAGCAAGCAGCGTGCTTCCATGGTAGGGGTGAGCCTGCCCTCGCAGTCTTCCAAGAGGAGCACCGGTTCCAAGCAAGGTCTGACAAGCGATCCGCCCTAGACAGAGAATAAATTTAGGTTGAATAAGGGACATTTGCCGGTAGAGAACAGGCAGATGGGCAGCAATCTCGTCAGGCTTCGGGTCACGGTTCCTGGGAGGGCGGGATTTGAGAATATTTGCAATAAAGATCTCGTTCCGGGATAGATGGATTGCCGCGATCATTTTGTCAAGCAGTTGACCGGCCCGACCGACAAAGGGCCTGCCTTGTCGATCTTCGTCCGCTCCAGGTGCCTCGCCAACAAGCATGATGTTTGCGTGTGGGTTTCCCTCGCCAAAAACAGCATGCGTACGCTGCGCATCAATCGGAACGAGAACCGAGGAGTCTACGTAGTCCTGGAGCGCATCGAGGGATCGGATCTGGTGTACAGGGTTCTGTGCGTCAACCAGGTCCATGATCTTCCGTGCAAATAAATTTGTTTGCTCTAATGGGATAAGCGGGCCGTGTAGGCCTGCCTCCGCAGAGAGGCTGTCTTTAAGGTGATGAAGTGCGGAGGTCATTGCACACATGTGCTTGAAAGCCAAAATAGTTGTACCCGCACGAGATAAAATTACTGTGCAATTATTGTGTGATCCTGTCGAGATTCCCGGCAGTTTTCAACACTTTATGCACAATCAGTCAAGATTCGATCCAGAAGGGCTGTGGCAACCTCCTCTTTCGACATTACCTCCAATGGGAAGGACGAGCCATCTTTCCCGATGAGAGTCACGCGATTGGTTCCCGTACCGAAGCCGGCACCTTCTTCGGTCAGGTTGTTAAGGACAATCCAGTCCAGGTTCTTATCGGTGAGTTTTTTCCGGGCGTTCGCAAGACCGTTTTCCGTCTCCATGGCGAAGCCGACCAGGACTTGATCATTCCGACGTCGTTTCCCCAGCTTCGCGAGGATATCAGAGGTTCGGTGCAGCCGGAGCGTAAGTTGATCCTCCTGTTTCTTGATTTTTGAAGAAAGAGTCTCATCTGGCGCATAATCCGCCACCGCCGCCGCCATAAAGACAAAATCCGCATCCTTATGGGCCAAGACCGCTTCAAGCATTTCTGCGCTCGTGGTGATATCAATGCGCCGCACCCCATCAGGAGTGTTTAACAACGTAGGACCGGTCACCAATGTCACCTGTGCTCCACGCCGGACAAGATCTTTTGCAAGAGCAAAGCCCATCGTACCGGTCGAATGGTTGGTCAGAACTCGAACGGGATCGATGGGCTCACGTGTGGGGCCGGCAGTGACCAGAGCATGCTTGCCACGCAACTCGTCAGGCAAAAGGGACGCAATCCGTTCGAGGATATCTTCCGCATCCGGGAGGCGGCCCAGCCCAACGAGCCCACTGGCCAGTTCTCCATAGCTGGGAGGCAGCACATGGTAGCCGAATCCTTGGAGGCGTTTCAGGTTCAAGCGGACGGAAGGATGCATATACATATCATGATCCATGGCCGGGCATATCAGTATCGGGCAGCGGGCCGCCAGCGCGGTTGCGGTCAGCATATTGTCCGAAAACCCATTCGCCAATTTTGCCAGAGTCTGGGCTGTTGCGGGTGCAATCACGAAGAGGTCTGCCCAATGCCCCAAAGTGATGTGCTTGGTCCAGGTGTCCTCTTCTGTCCCATCGAACAGGTCTGTGAGCACACTTCGACCAGACAAGGTTGCCAGGGTTGTCGGTGAGATAAACTGAGACGCCCCCTGCGTTGCCAGGACCTGTACTTCGGTACCAAGCTTTCGCAGCCGACGAATCAATTCGGCAGCCTTGTATGCAGCGATACTTCCGGTCACGCCGAGAAGAAGGCGCTTACCATGCAGTTCTGTAATTCGGCTTGATTCACTCATCGTGAAGGTAGTCCCTAATTAGCGCAATCGCTTCCGTTGCAGCTCTATCGAGAGAATCGTTTACCACTAGAGCATCGAATTGATCAGCACAGGCAAGTTCAAGCTCTGCTCTTTGCAGCCGCAGATCAAGTGTCTCTGCGGATT containing:
- the dnaB gene encoding replicative DNA helicase, whose amino-acid sequence is MQSEAISSWGSILVENLQDSSGRIPPQAVEVEKYVLGATLIDPEAVSIATEILPADAFYFPKHKKIYQALLDLSAKGQPIDIITVAEHLRATKQLDFVGGISYLNDLTEHVATSANTEHHARIISQKALLRKLIGAMGKRITEAYDPAADAFELLDAAEKDLFSISESQVRRSAKNLKDVVRETIDHIQSIADRPGGLSGVTSGFTDLDKLTGGWQDSDLVIIAGRPSMGKTAFALSCARNAALASQNPVSCAIFSLEMSARQLTQRLLTSEAKVNAQNARTGKLSQNDLHAVVDAAGKLGLAPIFIDDSDGLGVLELRAKCRRLKSEHNIGLVLVDYLQLMEGQSRDNREQEIANISRSLKGLAKELDIPVIALSQLNRNAEDRKDRRPQLSDLRESGAIEQDADVVAFIYRASYYGIEADKDGHSTKGVAEIIVGKHRNGPTGTVKLNFETDFARFSNLEVYRRQEDYTPELEDWSV
- a CDS encoding uracil-DNA glycosylase, with amino-acid sequence MTSALHHLKDSLSAEAGLHGPLIPLEQTNLFARKIMDLVDAQNPVHQIRSLDALQDYVDSSVLVPIDAQRTHAVFGEGNPHANIMLVGEAPGADEDRQGRPFVGRAGQLLDKMIAAIHLSRNEIFIANILKSRPPRNRDPKPDEIAAHLPVLYRQMSLIQPKFILCLGRIACQTLLGTGAPLGRLRGQAHPYHGSTLLATYHPAALLRNQNWKRPAWEDLKLLRQLYSAL
- the coaBC gene encoding bifunctional phosphopantothenoylcysteine decarboxylase/phosphopantothenate--cysteine ligase CoaBC yields the protein MSESSRITELHGKRLLLGVTGSIAAYKAAELIRRLRKLGTEVQVLATQGASQFISPTTLATLSGRSVLTDLFDGTEEDTWTKHITLGHWADLFVIAPATAQTLAKLANGFSDNMLTATALAARCPILICPAMDHDMYMHPSVRLNLKRLQGFGYHVLPPSYGELASGLVGLGRLPDAEDILERIASLLPDELRGKHALVTAGPTREPIDPVRVLTNHSTGTMGFALAKDLVRRGAQVTLVTGPTLLNTPDGVRRIDITTSAEMLEAVLAHKDADFVFMAAAVADYAPDETLSSKIKKQEDQLTLRLHRTSDILAKLGKRRRNDQVLVGFAMETENGLANARKKLTDKNLDWIVLNNLTEEGAGFGTGTNRVTLIGKDGSSFPLEVMSKEEVATALLDRILTDCA